A region from the Leptolyngbya iicbica LK genome encodes:
- a CDS encoding RelA/SpoT family protein, whose protein sequence is MAHSIATLPQDCTVPDWLANCLLAHDEVPANGHHHGNGHHSAAAIAPPSADKGATPLTLDDVGCDLVSRAFQFAYKLHEGQKRASGEAYICHPIEVACLLRDLGGDSAMIAAGFLHDVVEDTDVTADEIESHFGEEVRRLVEGVTKLSKFNFHSKTERQAENFRRMFLAMAQDVRVIVVKLADRLHNMRTLEHLKPEKQRRIAAETLEIFAPLANRLGIGRFKWELEDLSFKYLEPDAYRMMQTHVAGKRTDREARLQTVASILRDRMEQSGIGIVDVSSRPKHLYGIFRKMERQQKDFNEIYDVAAIRLIVNTNEECYRALAIAHDAFRPIPGRFKDYIGLPKPNRYQSLHTVVIGSYGRPIEVQIRTLEMHHIAEYGIAAHWKYKESGGASTTPVSADEERFTWLRQLLEWQSDLKDAQEFMDNVKGNLFDEDVYVFTPDGDVISLTRGATPIDFAYRIHTEVGNHCAGARVNGRMVQLDTPLENGDIVEIITQKNSHPSLDWLNYVVTAGARNRIRQWYKRSHRDENVARGRDMLEKEMGKSGLDAMLKSDPAQAVAERCNYPSAEDLLAGLGYGEVTLNLVVNRLREAVKEHQPLQSRQPKTEQEDAETLLAEAISTPTRPAKPQSDSPIFGVEGLLYHMAGCCNPLPGESIIGAVSMGSRGIAIHRQNCPNVERIPGDRLIPTSWNLEEATAKRTSTYPVQVRIQVIDRVGVLKDILSHLSDLDINVHKAQVKTFPGQTAEIELGLDVRDHNHLEQTFTQVRKMTDVLSLHRVSESA, encoded by the coding sequence ATGGCCCATTCAATTGCGACCCTTCCGCAAGACTGCACCGTTCCTGATTGGCTGGCTAACTGCTTGTTGGCCCATGACGAGGTGCCTGCTAACGGCCACCACCATGGCAATGGTCATCACTCGGCGGCCGCGATCGCGCCACCAAGTGCCGATAAAGGGGCCACTCCCCTAACCCTGGACGATGTCGGATGTGATTTGGTGAGTCGGGCCTTTCAGTTTGCCTACAAGCTCCACGAAGGGCAGAAGCGGGCCTCGGGCGAAGCCTACATTTGTCACCCCATCGAAGTCGCCTGCTTGCTGCGAGACCTGGGCGGCGACAGTGCCATGATTGCTGCCGGATTTTTGCATGACGTGGTCGAGGATACTGACGTCACCGCCGATGAAATCGAGAGCCACTTTGGCGAAGAAGTTCGCCGCTTGGTGGAAGGGGTCACCAAGCTCTCGAAGTTCAACTTTCACAGTAAAACGGAACGACAAGCCGAAAACTTTCGCCGCATGTTTTTGGCGATGGCCCAGGATGTGCGGGTGATTGTGGTCAAGCTGGCCGATCGCCTCCACAACATGCGCACACTAGAGCATCTCAAACCCGAAAAACAGCGCCGCATTGCCGCCGAAACCTTAGAAATTTTTGCGCCCCTGGCAAATCGATTGGGGATCGGTCGCTTCAAATGGGAATTGGAGGATCTGTCCTTTAAGTACCTGGAGCCGGATGCCTATCGCATGATGCAGACCCATGTGGCAGGCAAGCGCACCGATCGCGAAGCTCGCTTACAGACCGTGGCCTCAATCCTGCGAGATCGCATGGAACAGTCAGGCATCGGCATTGTGGATGTGAGTAGCCGTCCCAAACACCTCTACGGCATCTTTCGCAAAATGGAGCGCCAGCAAAAGGATTTCAACGAAATCTATGACGTCGCAGCCATTCGCCTGATTGTGAATACCAATGAGGAATGTTACCGCGCCTTAGCGATCGCCCACGATGCCTTTCGCCCCATTCCTGGCCGCTTTAAAGACTACATTGGCTTGCCCAAACCAAACCGTTACCAGTCCCTACACACGGTCGTGATTGGCAGCTATGGCCGCCCGATCGAAGTGCAAATTCGCACGTTAGAAATGCACCACATCGCCGAATACGGGATCGCCGCCCACTGGAAATATAAGGAGTCGGGTGGGGCAAGCACGACGCCCGTTTCCGCCGACGAAGAACGCTTCACCTGGTTGCGACAGCTGCTGGAATGGCAGAGCGACCTCAAAGATGCCCAAGAGTTTATGGACAACGTCAAGGGCAATCTGTTTGACGAAGACGTCTATGTCTTCACCCCAGACGGCGATGTCATTTCCCTGACGCGGGGGGCGACGCCGATCGACTTTGCCTATCGCATCCATACTGAGGTGGGCAATCATTGCGCCGGAGCCCGGGTCAATGGCCGCATGGTGCAACTCGATACGCCGTTAGAAAATGGCGACATCGTCGAAATCATTACCCAAAAGAACAGTCACCCCAGCCTGGATTGGCTGAATTATGTTGTGACCGCTGGCGCGCGTAACCGCATTCGGCAATGGTATAAGCGATCGCACCGCGATGAAAACGTCGCCCGTGGTCGCGACATGCTTGAAAAAGAAATGGGCAAGAGCGGGCTGGATGCCATGCTCAAATCTGACCCGGCTCAGGCCGTGGCGGAACGCTGCAACTATCCCAGTGCAGAAGACTTGTTGGCAGGCTTGGGCTACGGCGAGGTGACCTTGAATCTGGTGGTCAACCGTCTGCGCGAAGCCGTCAAAGAGCACCAACCGCTCCAGTCGCGCCAGCCCAAGACCGAGCAAGAAGACGCCGAAACGCTGCTAGCAGAAGCCATCAGCACCCCGACACGCCCGGCCAAGCCCCAGTCTGACTCCCCCATTTTTGGGGTCGAAGGGTTGCTTTATCACATGGCCGGCTGCTGTAATCCCCTGCCAGGAGAATCCATCATCGGCGCGGTGTCGATGGGCTCACGGGGCATTGCCATCCATCGCCAAAACTGCCCGAATGTCGAGCGCATTCCCGGCGATCGCCTCATCCCCACCAGTTGGAACCTGGAAGAAGCCACCGCCAAACGCACCTCCACCTATCCCGTCCAGGTGCGCATTCAAGTCATCGATCGCGTCGGCGTGCTCAAAGATATTCTCAGTCACCTGTCCGATCTCGATATCAACGTCCACAAGGCCCAGGTCAAAACCTTCCCCGGCCAGACGGCGGAAATCGAACTGGGCTTAGATGTGCGCGACCACAACCATCTGGAGCAAACCTTCACCCAGGTGCGCAAAATGACTGACGTGCTCTCCCTCCACCGAGTCAGCGAATCAGCGTAG
- a CDS encoding nSTAND1 domain-containing NTPase, producing the protein MAGDLNDNTGRAYTDAELLRHNQTALAELRNALQLAQGEFSLIALGCDYHRLRYLVNQELVNAGLAEVLQLPQQFQNLREIIQHATGDRLPPGLLIVGLDYLTPADLQAVLRATNMGRDDFRQQFPFPIAIWMNRRVRQQFLQQAPDSRSFSPAAIAFKLPAGELIHSLKVGTQQLFNTILARGGDREPSTTSIRLIGSDALRSELEFAVEDLAAQGVTPDACLQASLDFLQGREAHSRLEMDTARERYERSLAFWDAHADPESSPALETAGLTAADCRAVLWLHLGLWWRTYAAVQRATYEASLRQARGYFEPLLEQFRDRDQTPHLARFIHVLAEVLQKQRDWVALEILANEGISLHQETADPVRLARDHGFLAEVALIKEDWLTAQSEAAQALDILDTAEADLEDGETSDRDLAQALIVAKRFQRGWYRFLLGEAQMHLSDPRAAIHYLEDARRETDPEVDLTLHIKVLEELIHHYFELGQYWDAFCIKQDLRQVEYRYNLRAFIGAGAVQPHRHLGTVKQFDGITEAAVAAEIRASGRLFDVERLATRLQGNPHAIVIVHGPSGVGKSSILTAGLVPMLRRQGSSIEGNPTIPLLIQTYGNWEQTLNTALNDALKPWFPILPDAADTPITGATLMAKLRRGIDKNRAFVLIFDQFEEFFFDKDDPRDRRQFYEFLGLCIDQPFVKVVLALREDYLHHLLEAECIINAASQMQDQDLLSRDQRYPLANFSPAAAEDVIRQLTSAAQYPLPNDLIHRLVNDLAAETGDVRPIELQVVGAQLQREEIHTLDQYDAIGPTPKEKLVQDYLAYVVRDCGPPNEKLAWLVLYLLTDEDREQRLYRPLKTREELEYELKLLEMPFAVDQLTMVLNILVGSGLVFEIPEEPEDRYQLVHDYLVRYVREEPQSRLMEALEKAKAISKTVAAQ; encoded by the coding sequence GTGGCTGGCGACCTAAACGACAATACCGGACGCGCCTATACCGACGCGGAACTGCTCCGCCACAACCAGACAGCGTTGGCGGAGTTGCGCAACGCGCTGCAACTTGCCCAGGGCGAATTTTCCCTGATTGCCCTGGGGTGCGACTACCATCGGCTGCGCTACCTGGTGAATCAAGAGTTGGTGAATGCGGGACTGGCGGAAGTGCTGCAACTACCGCAACAGTTTCAAAATCTGCGGGAAATCATTCAACATGCAACGGGCGATCGCCTGCCCCCCGGCCTGCTGATTGTGGGACTGGATTACCTCACCCCGGCGGATTTGCAGGCGGTGCTGCGGGCGACCAATATGGGACGCGACGACTTTCGGCAGCAGTTCCCCTTTCCCATCGCGATTTGGATGAATCGCCGGGTGCGGCAGCAGTTTTTGCAGCAGGCTCCCGACTCCCGCAGTTTTTCCCCCGCCGCGATCGCCTTCAAATTGCCCGCCGGGGAGCTGATTCATTCCCTCAAAGTGGGAACGCAGCAGCTCTTCAACACCATCCTGGCGCGGGGGGGCGATCGCGAACCGTCCACCACCTCCATTCGCCTGATTGGCAGTGATGCTCTCCGCAGCGAGCTGGAATTTGCGGTGGAAGACCTCGCGGCCCAGGGCGTCACCCCGGACGCCTGCTTACAAGCGAGCCTCGACTTTTTGCAAGGCCGCGAAGCCCACAGTCGCCTGGAGATGGACACCGCACGAGAACGGTACGAACGCAGTCTGGCCTTTTGGGATGCCCACGCCGACCCCGAATCGTCCCCCGCGCTGGAGACCGCAGGGCTCACGGCGGCGGATTGTCGGGCGGTGCTGTGGCTGCATCTTGGGCTATGGTGGCGTACTTATGCGGCTGTTCAACGGGCTACCTACGAGGCGTCGCTGCGGCAGGCTCGCGGCTATTTTGAGCCGTTATTGGAGCAGTTTCGCGATCGCGACCAGACGCCCCATCTCGCCCGCTTCATCCACGTCCTGGCGGAGGTGCTGCAAAAACAGCGGGATTGGGTGGCGCTGGAAATCCTCGCCAACGAAGGCATTTCGCTGCATCAGGAAACCGCTGACCCGGTGCGTCTCGCCCGCGACCACGGCTTTCTCGCCGAAGTGGCCCTGATCAAAGAAGACTGGCTCACCGCTCAAAGCGAAGCTGCCCAGGCCCTCGACATTCTCGATACCGCCGAAGCGGATCTGGAAGACGGGGAAACAAGCGATCGCGACCTGGCCCAGGCTTTGATCGTGGCGAAACGGTTTCAGCGGGGCTGGTATCGCTTTTTGCTGGGGGAAGCACAGATGCACCTCAGCGATCCCCGCGCCGCCATTCACTATTTAGAAGATGCCCGCCGGGAAACTGACCCCGAGGTGGATCTCACGCTGCACATCAAAGTGCTGGAAGAGTTGATTCACCATTACTTTGAGCTGGGGCAATACTGGGACGCCTTTTGCATCAAGCAAGACCTGCGCCAGGTCGAATATCGCTATAACCTGCGGGCCTTTATCGGGGCGGGAGCAGTGCAGCCCCATCGGCACTTGGGCACGGTGAAGCAGTTTGACGGCATCACCGAAGCGGCAGTGGCGGCGGAAATTCGCGCCTCGGGTCGCCTATTCGATGTGGAGCGACTGGCTACCCGACTCCAAGGCAATCCCCACGCGATCGTGATCGTCCACGGCCCCTCGGGGGTGGGCAAAAGCTCTATCCTCACCGCCGGACTGGTGCCGATGTTGCGGCGGCAGGGCAGTTCAATCGAAGGCAACCCCACGATCCCGCTGCTGATTCAAACCTATGGCAACTGGGAGCAAACCCTCAACACGGCGCTGAATGACGCCCTCAAGCCCTGGTTTCCCATCCTCCCGGACGCAGCCGACACCCCCATCACCGGGGCAACGCTGATGGCCAAACTGCGCCGGGGCATCGATAAAAATCGCGCCTTTGTGCTGATTTTTGACCAGTTTGAGGAGTTCTTTTTTGATAAAGATGATCCCCGCGATCGTCGCCAGTTTTACGAATTTCTCGGCCTGTGCATCGACCAGCCCTTTGTGAAGGTGGTGCTGGCCCTGCGGGAGGACTACCTGCACCACTTGCTCGAAGCGGAATGCATCATCAACGCCGCCAGCCAAATGCAGGATCAAGACCTGCTCAGCCGCGACCAGCGCTATCCCCTGGCGAACTTTAGCCCCGCAGCAGCGGAAGATGTGATCCGCCAGCTCACCAGTGCCGCCCAATATCCCCTGCCGAATGACCTGATTCATCGTCTCGTTAATGACCTCGCCGCCGAAACCGGCGATGTGCGCCCGATTGAATTGCAGGTGGTGGGGGCGCAGCTCCAGCGCGAGGAGATTCACACGCTGGATCAGTATGATGCGATCGGCCCCACCCCGAAAGAAAAGCTGGTGCAGGACTACCTCGCCTACGTCGTCCGCGACTGCGGCCCCCCCAACGAAAAGCTGGCCTGGCTCGTTCTCTATTTACTGACGGACGAAGACCGCGAACAGCGCCTCTATCGCCCGCTGAAAACGCGAGAGGAACTGGAATACGAACTGAAGCTGCTGGAAATGCCTTTCGCGGTGGATCAGCTCACCATGGTGCTGAATATCCTCGTCGGGTCGGGCCTCGTCTTCGAGATCCCTGAAGAACCGGAAGACCGCTATCAACTCGTCCATGACTACCTCGTGCGCTATGTCCGCGAAGAGCCACAATCTCGGCTAATGGAGGCATTGGAGAAGGCAAAAGCGATTTCGAAAACAGTGGCAGCCCAGTAA
- a CDS encoding PP2C family protein-serine/threonine phosphatase, which translates to MTVSAERVGTQTRVCLWAIGAGTEAVAVGDTIGDRYEVIAPHIWQDLKPETPPAKPDAWPPSVPRYLHAHRQRLHVPGVYDVLPQKGKKEPWILLENAPVNARSGELFPPLTERWPQVTAVRQLSWLWQIWQLWQELEPLKVASSLLEPENIRVEGWRVRLLRLIPDEQPPTLQDLGASWTGLVDSAQGAIAASLRNLVQSMTTTELAAEQLSVDLNYLLLRESATYRPRFRVAGNTDPGPNQARNEDACFPVGEQSEMPTPRIAIVCDGVGGHEAGEVASQIVVRSLHPQLQGLLAECGREEIAVPPQVVAQQIEAAIRVVNDLVNAQNDLQGRSERQRMGTTLVMALVVPQRIKTPNGWIQVDEVYIAQVGDSRAYWITPDYCHQLTVDDDIAGRETLAGRAFYSTLRDRPEASSLTQAIGTRNSQYLTPHVQRLTLDEEGVLLLCTDGLSDNYQIENAWANYIGLITKDIISLQSAVDSWIQLANQKNGHDNVAVALMHVKPLLANAFGATPEMPAEDDEPTAEDLTDASKALLYGEEDAAATTAEQTGGGPTATIPQWWIAVVAIGILFFAGVFGWWIAGQLSAPPTESEIESVE; encoded by the coding sequence ATGACAGTAAGTGCAGAGCGAGTCGGAACCCAAACGCGAGTATGTCTCTGGGCCATCGGAGCCGGGACGGAGGCGGTGGCGGTGGGTGACACGATTGGCGATCGCTATGAGGTGATTGCCCCCCACATTTGGCAAGACCTCAAACCCGAGACGCCCCCGGCCAAGCCTGATGCGTGGCCGCCGTCAGTGCCGCGATATCTGCACGCCCATCGTCAACGGCTGCATGTGCCAGGGGTGTATGACGTGCTGCCGCAAAAAGGGAAAAAAGAGCCCTGGATTTTGCTTGAAAATGCGCCGGTTAATGCCCGTTCTGGCGAGTTGTTTCCGCCCCTGACGGAGCGGTGGCCGCAAGTGACGGCGGTGCGGCAATTATCTTGGCTGTGGCAAATTTGGCAGCTCTGGCAGGAGTTAGAACCGCTCAAGGTGGCAAGCAGTTTGCTAGAGCCAGAAAACATTCGCGTGGAAGGCTGGCGCGTGCGGCTGTTGCGGCTCATTCCCGATGAGCAACCCCCGACTCTTCAAGACTTGGGGGCCAGCTGGACCGGGTTAGTGGACTCAGCGCAAGGGGCGATCGCGGCCTCCCTGCGCAACCTCGTACAGTCGATGACCACCACTGAGTTGGCGGCAGAGCAACTGTCAGTTGATCTCAACTATTTATTACTGCGGGAGTCGGCGACGTATCGCCCGCGATTCCGAGTGGCGGGCAACACTGACCCTGGCCCCAATCAAGCCCGCAACGAAGATGCCTGTTTCCCCGTGGGTGAGCAGTCAGAAATGCCGACGCCGCGCATTGCAATTGTGTGTGATGGCGTCGGGGGGCATGAAGCGGGGGAGGTGGCCAGTCAGATTGTGGTGCGATCGCTGCATCCCCAGCTGCAAGGGCTCTTGGCGGAGTGTGGACGGGAGGAAATCGCCGTGCCGCCGCAGGTGGTGGCCCAACAGATCGAAGCGGCTATTCGGGTGGTGAATGATCTGGTCAATGCCCAAAATGATTTGCAGGGCCGCAGTGAGCGGCAACGCATGGGCACGACGTTGGTGATGGCGCTGGTGGTGCCCCAACGCATCAAAACACCAAACGGCTGGATTCAGGTAGATGAGGTGTATATCGCCCAGGTTGGCGATAGCCGCGCTTACTGGATTACCCCGGACTACTGCCATCAGCTCACGGTGGATGACGATATTGCCGGACGGGAAACCCTGGCCGGACGAGCTTTTTACAGTACGCTGCGCGATCGCCCCGAGGCCAGTTCCCTGACGCAGGCGATCGGCACCCGCAATAGTCAATACCTCACCCCCCATGTGCAAAGGCTGACGCTGGATGAGGAGGGCGTGCTGCTGCTGTGTACGGACGGGCTCAGCGACAACTATCAAATCGAAAACGCCTGGGCCAACTACATCGGCCTCATCACCAAAGACATCATTTCGCTCCAGTCCGCTGTGGACTCTTGGATTCAACTGGCAAATCAGAAAAACGGTCACGACAACGTCGCCGTGGCGCTGATGCACGTCAAGCCTTTGCTGGCGAATGCCTTTGGAGCTACGCCTGAAATGCCTGCTGAAGACGATGAGCCCACGGCAGAAGATCTCACGGATGCCTCTAAAGCGTTGCTTTACGGTGAGGAGGACGCAGCCGCCACTACGGCTGAGCAGACGGGGGGTGGCCCGACGGCGACGATACCTCAGTGGTGGATTGCGGTAGTGGCGATCGGCATTCTCTTCTTTGCGGGGGTCTTTGGTTGGTGGATTGCCGGGCAATTGTCGGCCCCACCGACGGAGAGCGAAATCGAATCGGTGGAGTAA
- the patD gene encoding heterocyst frequency control protein PatD yields the protein MTDANNDPTAVELLTQFVELLTGVQHCAQAAQVDGRSLQQQFLQAQQLYQTQLLPTLMATPSAERLLSYQTEINRALRLLGMDVAFLQSAKNSLTLQKRQAQMQKQLQTLLEFCQGLQVAMDE from the coding sequence ATGACTGACGCGAACAATGACCCGACAGCGGTTGAGCTGTTAACACAATTCGTCGAACTGCTGACCGGGGTACAACACTGTGCTCAAGCTGCTCAGGTGGATGGGCGATCGCTCCAGCAGCAATTTCTGCAAGCCCAACAGCTGTATCAAACACAATTACTGCCGACGCTCATGGCGACTCCCTCCGCTGAAAGGCTGTTATCTTACCAGACCGAAATCAATCGAGCGTTGCGACTTTTAGGGATGGATGTGGCTTTTCTTCAGTCTGCCAAAAATTCTCTGACCCTTCAAAAACGTCAGGCCCAGATGCAAAAGCAGCTTCAGACGCTCTTGGAGTTTTGCCAGGGGTTGCAGGTTGCGATGGATGAGTGA
- the sbcC gene encoding exonuclease subunit SbcC has product MIPKQLTLRNFLSYRATTLNFDGLQVACVSGPNGSGKSSLLEAIAWAVWGHSRTVAEDDVIHLGTLEAQVDFTFEHQQQLYRVVRSRRRHQGGSLEFQVQTEQGWRPLTQRGMRATQQLICQTLRLDYETFVNSAYLRQGRADEFMLKRPSERKQILADLLKLGQYDDLANKAKDRAREAKATVSLLETSVANLEVQVQQRGAIAQQAKALEAHLTTLQQTDEADQTRHQQLAQQQQQRQTLVQSQSLLEQQLSHNRTETERLAAEMAKVTTQWQAVTAILEQAEEIAAGLAQLQDLETEDEAFSAKFQQQQTLQAERDRHYQAHQIQAQQLQTQRQQQQQERDRIIQQLADLEPILQKRAAVQEALVALTQARDRLQHLDQVQLQVSPLRQRQQMLQRQLDQTQAELTARLTALANSEYQLQQQQAQQPQLQQAVLAVGHTLEDLTAKRAYQEKVREKGIERRHFMERLQAEQRSYETQLGHIEQKLQLLQQPDAACPVCDRPLDQHNWDDVLQKHQTEREELQREIWVIREQLAVSEREIQVLRQEYRELEEEIASYGHILEQRGSLMAQLNSNASVAQQLAALGQERSHLERCLQERNYAQDLQAELQQIEAQLVQLAYDERDHALARGQVDRLRWAEIRQAEIRQAERQQTQLLERQPQLEAAIATLETEITALKESDTVKAIVQRDEQLAALGYSLDQHQALRAQLKTAQAWRLRHQQLQQAQQQQPQLQQQLAALADQQQQVADQQTELTTQRQTLAAQLAQCPDVQSELQQVQQRQRDRQQQREQHLSQLGALRQQLVQFDQLQDQLTQQQQDLHQARRGYRVHQELATAFGRNGLQALLIEHLLPQLEAETNHLLGRLSAHQLHVQFVTQRAGRSRQGKLIDTLDIVIADAQGTRPYETYSGGEAFRVNFAIRLALARLLAQRSGTPLRTLIIDEGFGTQDREGCDRLIGAINAIAADFACILAVTHIPHFREAFETRIDVCKTPDGSQLLLSR; this is encoded by the coding sequence ATGATTCCCAAGCAGCTAACGCTCCGCAACTTTCTGAGTTATCGAGCGACTACCCTCAACTTTGACGGGTTGCAAGTTGCCTGTGTGTCTGGCCCGAACGGGTCTGGCAAATCGTCACTATTAGAAGCGATCGCCTGGGCGGTATGGGGGCATAGCCGCACGGTCGCTGAGGACGACGTCATTCATCTCGGCACCTTAGAAGCGCAGGTCGATTTCACGTTTGAGCACCAACAACAGTTGTATCGCGTGGTGCGATCGCGACGACGCCATCAGGGCGGTTCGCTGGAATTTCAAGTGCAGACCGAGCAGGGCTGGCGACCTCTGACCCAGCGGGGTATGCGGGCCACTCAACAGTTAATTTGCCAAACCCTGCGGCTGGACTATGAGACGTTTGTCAACTCCGCCTATTTGCGGCAGGGGCGAGCGGATGAGTTTATGCTCAAGCGGCCCAGCGAGCGCAAACAGATTCTCGCGGATTTGCTGAAGCTCGGGCAATACGACGACCTGGCGAACAAAGCCAAAGACCGGGCGCGGGAAGCCAAAGCCACCGTGTCGCTGCTGGAAACCTCCGTCGCAAATCTGGAAGTGCAAGTGCAGCAGCGCGGCGCGATCGCTCAGCAGGCCAAAGCGCTCGAAGCCCATTTGACGACTCTGCAACAGACCGATGAGGCAGATCAGACCCGCCATCAACAGCTAGCCCAGCAGCAGCAACAGCGACAAACTCTGGTGCAATCACAAAGCTTGCTAGAACAGCAACTCAGCCATAACCGGACGGAAACCGAGCGGCTCGCGGCAGAGATGGCGAAGGTGACAACCCAATGGCAAGCGGTCACGGCGATTTTAGAGCAGGCGGAGGAGATTGCCGCTGGCCTGGCGCAACTCCAAGACTTAGAAACCGAGGATGAAGCCTTTTCAGCTAAATTTCAGCAGCAGCAAACCTTGCAGGCGGAGCGCGATCGCCATTACCAGGCCCATCAAATTCAGGCTCAGCAGTTGCAAACCCAGCGCCAACAGCAACAGCAGGAGCGCGATCGCATCATCCAGCAGTTGGCCGACCTGGAGCCCATTTTGCAAAAGCGCGCAGCGGTGCAAGAGGCTCTGGTAGCCCTGACCCAAGCCCGCGATCGCCTACAACACCTCGATCAGGTGCAGCTCCAAGTGAGTCCCCTCCGGCAGCGGCAGCAAATGCTGCAACGACAGCTCGACCAAACCCAGGCCGAACTCACCGCCCGGCTCACCGCCCTCGCCAATTCGGAATATCAGCTCCAGCAACAGCAAGCCCAGCAGCCCCAGTTGCAGCAGGCCGTGCTCGCCGTCGGCCACACGCTAGAAGACCTGACCGCCAAACGCGCCTATCAAGAAAAAGTGCGTGAAAAGGGCATCGAGCGCCGCCACTTTATGGAACGCTTGCAGGCAGAGCAGCGCAGCTATGAAACGCAACTCGGTCACATTGAGCAAAAGTTGCAGCTCTTGCAGCAGCCCGATGCTGCCTGCCCCGTCTGCGATCGCCCCCTCGACCAGCACAACTGGGACGATGTCCTGCAAAAACATCAGACTGAGCGGGAGGAATTGCAGCGGGAGATTTGGGTGATTCGCGAGCAGTTGGCCGTCTCCGAGCGAGAAATTCAGGTCTTGCGCCAGGAATATCGCGAACTGGAGGAGGAAATCGCCAGCTACGGTCACATTCTCGAGCAGCGGGGCAGTTTAATGGCCCAATTAAACTCCAACGCGTCCGTCGCTCAGCAGCTTGCGGCCCTGGGGCAAGAGCGATCGCATTTGGAACGGTGCTTGCAAGAGCGCAACTACGCCCAAGATTTGCAGGCAGAGCTGCAGCAGATCGAAGCGCAACTCGTCCAGCTTGCCTACGATGAGCGCGATCACGCCCTGGCGCGGGGACAGGTGGATCGCCTGCGGTGGGCTGAGATTCGTCAGGCCGAGATTCGCCAGGCGGAACGTCAGCAGACCCAGTTGCTAGAACGGCAGCCGCAACTCGAAGCAGCGATCGCCACTTTAGAGACCGAAATCACGGCCCTCAAAGAGTCCGACACCGTAAAAGCGATCGTCCAGCGAGATGAGCAACTCGCCGCGCTAGGTTACAGCCTCGACCAGCATCAAGCCCTGAGAGCCCAACTCAAAACGGCCCAAGCTTGGCGACTACGTCATCAACAATTGCAGCAGGCCCAGCAGCAACAGCCCCAGCTACAGCAACAACTGGCCGCTTTAGCCGACCAGCAGCAACAGGTAGCCGACCAGCAGACCGAGCTCACGACCCAACGCCAAACCCTTGCCGCGCAGCTGGCACAATGCCCGGATGTGCAATCAGAGCTGCAGCAAGTGCAGCAGCGCCAGCGCGATCGCCAACAGCAACGCGAACAACACCTCTCGCAACTGGGAGCCCTGCGCCAGCAGCTCGTCCAGTTTGATCAACTGCAAGATCAACTCACCCAACAGCAGCAAGACTTACACCAGGCCCGTCGCGGCTACCGCGTCCATCAAGAACTCGCCACCGCCTTTGGCCGCAACGGCCTCCAGGCATTGCTGATCGAGCATCTGCTGCCCCAGCTCGAAGCTGAAACCAATCACCTCTTGGGTCGCCTCAGCGCTCACCAACTGCATGTGCAATTTGTCACCCAGCGGGCCGGTCGCAGCCGCCAGGGCAAACTCATCGACACGCTGGATATCGTGATTGCCGACGCCCAGGGTACCCGCCCCTACGAAACCTACTCCGGTGGGGAAGCCTTTCGGGTGAACTTTGCCATTCGCCTCGCCTTGGCGCGACTACTGGCCCAGCGCTCGGGCACCCCCCTACGCACGCTGATTATTGACGAAGGATTTGGCACCCAAGATCGCGAAGGGTGCGATCGCCTCATTGGCGCGATTAACGCGATCGCTGCCGACTTTGCCTGCATTCTCGCCGTCACCCACATTCCCCATTTCCGCGAAGCCTTTGAGACCCGCATCGATGTCTGCAAAACTCCCGATGGCTCTCAACTCCTCCTCTCCAGGTAA
- a CDS encoding NfeD family protein, producing MSLPLFWLIIGGVLCLMELVLPTAFIEATLGVSALIVSVVALVVPQFSIQVAIWMVLSVLANWALKRFVPKRTPYTLADSTEARTLTAIAAGQTGRVLYEGNSWQAQCDDQEAAIGADEPVIVVGRKGNTLLIMPEHSIR from the coding sequence ATGAGTCTTCCGCTGTTTTGGTTAATTATTGGTGGTGTGCTCTGTTTGATGGAGCTAGTTCTGCCAACCGCATTCATTGAGGCCACGCTTGGGGTGAGTGCGCTCATCGTTTCGGTCGTGGCGCTAGTGGTGCCTCAGTTTTCGATCCAGGTGGCGATTTGGATGGTGCTGTCGGTATTGGCCAACTGGGCCCTCAAGCGCTTTGTGCCCAAACGCACGCCCTACACCCTGGCCGACTCGACCGAAGCCCGGACTCTGACCGCGATCGCCGCCGGCCAAACGGGCCGCGTGTTGTATGAAGGCAACTCTTGGCAGGCTCAGTGTGACGACCAAGAAGCCGCGATCGGGGCTGATGAACCCGTGATCGTGGTGGGCCGCAAAGGCAACACGCTACTGATCATGCCCGAACACAGTATTCGTTAG